A stretch of DNA from Nonlabens ponticola:
TTATTTTGAAAGATTGTTCAAGATCAGGGCCAGCTCAAAAATCGATAGCAACTTCATGCTGCAGATCAAGGATCATGTGACTAATGGCCGTATTGATAGTGCCAAAATGCTGTGTGCAAAAGAAAATTCTCCAGTGGCACGTCTTACCGAAAAAGGTATAAGCCGCATAGGGTCGCCACTTGAAGATATCAATGGTGCCATTGAAAATGCCGGTAAGTTAGAAATCTACAAGCTGGAAAAGAATGTTAGTATTCTTGCGACTATTGCTGGTGCTGCACCTATGATAGGCTTTTTGGGAACAGTTATAGGAATGGTTCTTGCTTTCCATACACTTGCAACAAGTGGCGGACAAGCGGAAATGGGAACACTTGCAGAAGGTATTTACACCGCAATGACGACCACGGTTGCGGGTCTGATCGTGGGTATTATTGCCTACATAGGCTACAATCATCTAGTTGTCAAGACCGATAAGGTAGTACACCAGATGGAGGCCAACGCTGTTGACTTTCTAGACCTTTTAAATGAACCTGCTTAATTATGAATTTAAGAGGTAGAAATAAGGTTAGTCCAGAGTTCTCAATGTCATCAATGACTGATATTGTTTTCTTGTTGTTAGTTTTTTTCTTGCTTACATCGCCGTCTATAACACCTGAGGCACTGGATTTAATACTGCCTAAAGCTTCTGGTAAGAGTTCCAACGTTCAAAATGCATCAGTAAGCATTACTAAGGATGGAGAGTTTTATGTCAATGCTACAGCAGTTGATGAAGCATCCATGGAACAGGAATTGATTACCATTATGAAAGATCAAGAAGATCCAACCATTATCTTGAGAGCTGATGGTGATGTCGCTATGAACCGAGCCGTAAAAGTAATGGATATAGCAAATCGCAATAAGTTCAAGATCATCCTAGCGGTTAAACCAGAATAGCATGGGTTATTTAGATACTAAAGAGAAACGTAAAGCATTTTTGATTTCGTCTAGTGTGATGGCGTTGTTGCTCTTGGTATTTGTTTTTGTAACAGTCTTTACCGTTCTAGATCCTCCAGAGGAAAGTGGTATCGCTATCAATTTTGGAAATACAGATGTTGGATCAGGCCCTGTAGAACCGGCAAGACCAACTAAGGTGACACCGGTAACCAATAAGACATCTAATCCTACACCATCTACACCAGCTGAAAATATCCTTACAGAAGAAACTGTTGATGAAAAGCCAGTCATTGAATCGACACCTAAACCAGCAGAAAGCAAACCGGTAGTTAAACCTGTGGTCAAGCCCCAGCCTAAACCAGAGCCAAAGCCAGACAATTCGGTTCTAGATGCGTTGAATAACGTTACAGGTAGTGAACCGGCAGCAGGGGAAAAGAATTCAGGAGAAGGCCCTGGTGATGGCCCAGGTAACAAAGGTGATATCAATGGAGATCCATATGCCAACACCTACTATGGTGCGCCAGGCAGTGGTAGCGGTGGTAAGGGCTACGGATTAAATGGTCGTGGCAAGATAGGCGGTCGTGGTATTGAACCAGATTGTCTAGAAACTGGAACCGTAATCGTTGAGATACGTGTTAATCGCAGCGGTAATGTTATAGATGCAATTCCAGGTAAACGAGGTACAACTAATAGAGCTGCTTGCTTGCTGGATGCTGCACGTAAGTCTGCGCTCACCTATAGATTTAGCTCAGCTCAAGATGCTAACGAGGTTCAAATAGGTTTTATTGAAGTGATTTTCAAAGTAGGTGAATAAATTTGAAAACTATGACGACTGTGTGTCGTGGATGTTCAAACAACTGCCGATGTACCAAAACATGGGTAAAAACGCATACCGCAAGGATTTAGGTAACATTATCAAATTAGATAATCACTTAGGAAATCCGCACCAAAACTTTAAAAGCATTCATGTCGCAGGAACAAACGGGAAAGGAACTACTTGCCATTTACTCGCTAGTGTCCTACAGGAAGCTGGGTATAGAGTTGGGCTATACACATCTCCACACATAAAAGACTATAGAGAGCGTATCAGGATCAATGGAGAAATGATCCCAAAGTTAGATGTTCTTGATTTTATGAATGAAAACGTAACATTTTTTGAAAAGGAAAACCTTTCCTTTTTTGAAATGACCGTAGGGTTAGCGTTTCATTATTTTGCCAACCAAAAGGTTGAGATTGCAATTATCGAAGTGGGTTTGGGAGGTAGACTTGACTCAACAAATGTTATAACCCCAATTTTATCTGTGATAACATCCATTGATCTTGATCACACAGATATACTAGGAGATACTCTAGAAGGAATTGCCATTGAAAAAGCGGGAATCATTAAACCAAGAATTCCGATTATTGTAGGTGAACAACGATTAAGTTTGCAAGCAATATTTGAAGAAATTGCCATTGAAAATGATTCTTCTATTAGGTTCACTAAAAACATAAGTGACGAATCATACTTTCAATGGAATGTTAATACGGTAGAGAAGGCCTTAGAGACTTTGCGTAATGAAGGGTATGATATAAGCGACGACGACCTTCAGAATGGCGTTGATCAAGTATTTTTCAACACAGGACTTAAAGGTCGTTATCAAATCATAAATGAGAATCCTAAAATCATTCTAGATGTTAGTCATAATCAGGCTGGGCTGAAAAAATTATTTCAACAAATTATAAAAGAGAGTTTTGACAAGCTACATATAGTATTTGGTAGTGTTAAAAATCGTGAGCTAACCGATATACTTACACTACTACCTAAAGATGCAAATTACTATCTGTGTGAAGCAAGCACAGAAAGAGCGATGCCTTTGAAAGAACTACATCATTATTTTGAATCGGATAAAAAACCGGTATTAGCCTTGGGCAGCGTAAGTCATTGTTTTGAAATGGCGTCAAATAATAGCGATATGAATGACTTGATAGTTATTACTGGAAGTACATTTATTTTGGCTGAAATAAATTAATTGAAAGTTTGTGATAAATGCAATAAGGACTATATTTGCATCCGCTTTCGGGCGCGTAGCTCAGTTGGTTCAGAGCACTTGGTTTACACCCAAGGGGTCAGGGGTTCGAATCCCTTCGCGCCCACTTCAAACTCCCAATCTTATTGGGAGTTTTTTTATCTCTATTCTCTAACTCCTCGTAAAAGCTGCTGGTAAATAAAGGACATATAGTCTCTAACAAATGGCACCGGTCGTTAAAGAATTGAATTTATTTTTCAAAGCTTGTCGATATGGACAACGTCGAGCTGTTTGAAATTATACAGTTTGATTTATATTGATCTTAAGTGAAGCATGTGAATTGGTATATAATATTGTTCAATTGATATAGTTTACATTCGTAGAAGATAGCTATCCAATTATCTATTTGGGAATATCACAGTTCTATAATAATTGATATCTCCAGACACACTACAATCCTACTTGGCAGCAGTATTAATCGGTGATATAACTGTTATAATATTGATCCATATCTTGTTGGCAGCGAAATTCATTAATTCGAGCTCAAGGTCAGTTTATTATCGTCGCTATATGGTGCTCTCTTCAGTCTTTGAAAGATAAAGTACCACTGTCACCTGTTGGTTGAATGAAACGGTAGTCGATAATAAACAATTTGGTAGTAGCCAGATAAATTTAAGTGTTATTCAACATCATTTCACTAGCAGAATGTTAAAGCTATTCTGACTCACCTTCTTTAAGAATGAGCTCTTGCATGATTACGGGATATTATGCAATTCTCCCATGTTCTAAATGGTTGATTTGGTTCAATGATATTAGTCGACGAATATTCGTCTGCATACTGTAATTATAGCTATCACGCTACCTGAACTCGTTACAAGTCCAAAATAATGTCTTATTCGAAGAATTCAACGAAAATAGGATCAACAGATATTCCGCTAAAGGTATTGTACATGGTAAAGCTCTGAAGGCATGCATCAGCATTTAGATATCATGAATTAATTTCTTAACCGGAATTTTCGATATGATTCTATTATTTCAAATATTTGAGCACTAAATATTAGGCAAGCATTTCCGACAGAAAGAGTTACACATAAAGACTATTATTTCTCTTCATTACGTCTTAAAGGATTTAAAAATCGAATTCTATAAGTGCAAGAATAACGATGTCATATTTTCTAAACCATATCGACTAGCGGATCAAGGACGATGACTTTTTTGGCATCGCCTCTAGGTATCATGTTCAGACATTGTTCTATTGCAGTGACATCTCACCACAGGTTCAACGATGGTTTATTCGGGTTTAATTGTCATCTTCGCTACACATATTTCTCTCCGATATGAAGCACTACATAACTTGCACTTAGCAATTACGACGAGCGCTACCCGTTCGTGAATACCGTATTTCATGTGTCCTGAAAGCCTATTGAGCGGTCCGGATTCAATTCATTGGACTACCCGTAGCTTGAAGGGAAGCGAATAATCGTTTTGGTTTTTTGTACATAGTCCATCGTTGTAAATCTATTAATCGCACTACATTTCAATGTATCGATATTTCAAGATGAGACCATTGTTATAATAAAAAACCCCTCATGTAACAACATGAAGGGTTTTAATAAAGAAGGCGGCGACATACTCTCCCACAAATAGCAGTACCATCTGCGCTAATGGGCTTAACTTCTCTGTTCGGAATGGTAAGAGGTGAGCCCCATCGCTATAACCACCTTAAAGGTGAACAATAGTCAAAAAACTATCGTTATATTTTGACATATTCAAAAGATTAAATGATTGATAATAAAACATAAGTAGCATTGAATACCTAAGCTTACAGGTAATTAGTATCACTCGGCTATGACATTACTGCCTTTACACCTATGACCTATCAACGTGGTAGTCTCCCACGACCTTTAAAAGAAATCTCATCTTGTGATGGGTTTCGCGCTTATATGCTTTCAGCGCTTATCCCTTCCCGACGTAGCTACCCAGCAATGCCCCTGGCGGGACAACTGGTACACCAGCGGTCAGTCCAACTCGGTCCTCTCGTACTAAAGTCAGATTCACTCAAATTTCTTGCGCCCACTACAGATAGAGACCGAACTGTCTCACGACGTTCTGAACCCAGCTCGCGTGCCACTTTAATGGGCGAACAGCCCAACCCTTGGGACCTTCTCCAGCCCCAGGATGTGACGAGCCGACATCGAGGTGCCAAACCCCCCCGTCGATGTGAGCTCTTGGGGAGATCAGCCTGTTATCCCCGGCGTACCTTTTATCCTTTGAGCGATGGCCCTTCCATGCGGAACCACCGGATCACTATGCTCTTGTTTCCAACCTGATCGACCTGTATGTCTCTCAGTCAAGCACCCTTATGCCATTGCACTCTACGCACGGTTACCAAGCGTGCTGAGGGTACCTTTAGAAGCCTCCGTTACTCTTTTGGAGGCGACCACCCCAGTCAAACTACCCACCAAGCAATGTCCCTTTGTAAAAAGGTTAGGTCTCAAATAAGCAAAGGGTGGTATTTCAACAATGACTCCACAACGCCTGGCGACGCCACTTCAAAGTCTCCCACCTATCCTACACATTACTTATCCAAGATCAATACTAAGCTATAGTAAAGGTGCACGGGGTCTTTTCGTCCCGTAGCGGGTAATCGGCATCTTCACCGATACTACAATTTCACCGAGCTCATGGCTGAGACAGTATCCAAATCGTTACACCATTCGTGCAGGTCGGAACTTACCCGACAAGGAATTTCGCTACCTTAGGACCGTTATAGTTACGGCCGCCGTTTACCGGGGCTTCAATTCAGATCTTCGCCGAAGCTAAACCCTCCTCTTAACCTTCCGGCACCGGGCAGGTGTCAGGCCCTATACATCATCTTTCGATTTAGCAGAGCCCTGTGTTTTTGATAAACAGTCGCTTGGATCTTTTCACTGCGCCCCCACCGAGGTGGGGGGACCTTTCTCCCGAAGTTACAGGTCAATTTTGCCTAGTTCCTTAGCCATGAATCACTCGAGCACCTTAGAATTCTCATCCCAACCACCTGTGTCGGTTTACGGTACGGGCTGCTTCACTTGCTTTTCTAGGAAGTTGCTCCACTGAATTATCCAATTGGCCGAAGCCTCTTGGTACTATCCCAATCTCAAAAATTGGTTCAACGTACTATTCCGTCAGTACGCATCAGCTTTACACCTCCGTCACTTTTAATGTGAGCAGGTACAGGAATATTAACCTGTTGTCCATCCACTTCCCCCTTCGGGTACGCGTTAGGACCCGACTAACCCTCAGCTGATTAGCATAGCTGAGGAAACCTTGGTCTTTTGGTGAGAGGGTTTCTCGCCCTCTTTATCGTTACTTATGCCTACATTTTCGTTTCTATACGTTCCAGAAAACCTTACAGTCAACCTTCAACACCTATAGAATGCTCCCCTACCACTAATAAATTAGTCCATAGCTTCGGTAATATGTTTATGCCCGATTATTATCCATGCCGTACCGCTCGACTAGTGAGCTGTTACGCACTCTTTAAATGAATGGCTGCTTCCAAGCCAACATCCTAGCTGTCAATGCAGTACAACCTCGTTTATTCAACTTAACATATATTTGGGGACCTTAGCTGATGGTCTGGGTTCTTTCCCTTTCGGACATGGACCTTAGCACCCATGCCCTCACTGCGACACATCATTTTATAGCATTCGGAGTTTGTCAGGAATTGGTAGGCGATGAAGCCCCCGCATCCAATCAGTAGCTCTACCTCTATAAAACTAATGCCACGCTGCACCTAAATGCATTTCGGGGAGTACGAGCTATTTCCGAGTTTGATTGGCCTTTCACCCCTACCCACAGGTCATCCGAAGACTTTTCAACGTCAACCGGTTCGGGCCTCCACTATGTGTTACCACAGCTTCACCCTGCCCATGGGTAGATCACACGGTTTCGCGTCTACCACTGCCAACTAAGCGCCCTATTCAGACTCGCTTTCGCTACGGATACGTACCTGAAGTACTTAACCTCGCTGACAACGGTAACTCGTAGGCTCATTATGCAAAAGGCACGCCGTCACCACGAATGGCTCCGACCGCTTGTAAGCGTATGGTTTCAGGTTCTATTTCACTCCCTTATTCAGGGTTCTTTTCACCTTTCCCTCACGGTACTGGTTCACTATCGGTCTCTCAGGAGTATTTAGCCTTGGCGGATGGTCCCGCCGGATTCATACAGGGTTTCACGTGCCCCGCACTACTCAGGATACCACTATCGATAACAATTCTTACCTATACAGGGCTATCACCTTCTACGGCTCCTCTTTCCAAAGGATTTTAATTCAAATTGCATCAAACATCGTGGTCCTACAACCCCAGACAGTCCGTAAACTGCCTGGTTTGGGCTATTCCGCGTTCGCTCGCCACTACTAGCGGAATCACTATTGTTTTCTCTTCCTCCGGCTACTTAGATGTTTCAGTTCACCGGGTTTGCATCCTTGCGGATAATATGTCTTCAACATATTGGGTTGCCCCATTCGGAAATCTGCGGATCACATCGTATGTGCCAATCCCCGCAGCTTATCGCAGCTTATCACGTCCTTCATCGCCTCTGAGAGCCTAGGCATCCCCCATACGCCCTTAATTTGCTTATGGTATTCATGTCTCTTCGGCAACGATACCAAAGAGACGCCTTGCTCTTAATTATTTACTATTATATAACAAATACATTTTTACAAATGTACCTATCTGTTTCTCGTTTAATCTTTTCAATATGTCAATGAACGTTTAAGTGATGAAATCACTATAGTGGAGAATATCGGAGTCGAACCGATGACCTCCTGCGTGCAAGGCAGGCGCTCTAGCCAGCTGAGCTAATCCCCCATTTGAAACTCTGAATTAATGAATTCGGAATTACGAATTTAGAATTCTCTCACCTCTAGAATTTCCTTTAATAAATCATGTAATGAACCGCTTGCGATTTTTGCTTTCGCGAAAGCATAATACTAATACTCGTAAAAGTAGTCTCGGGCAGACTCGAACTGCCGACCTCTACATTATCAGTGTAGCGCTCTAACCAGCTGAGCTACGAGACTTGATGGTACATCCATACCGATCTCAAGCCTTCCGACTATATATAAATAAGATTGACAACTATAAAAACATAAATAAACACGCCAACTAAATGGATCCCATATCGAACTAAGGTCTCCCTTGCTTTGGTTCCATTATTTCAGGAACTCCAGAAAGGAGGTGTTCCAGCCGCACCTTCCGGTACGGCTACCTTGTTACGACTTAGCCCCAGTTACCGGTTTTACCCTAGGCAGCTCCTTGCGGTCACCGACTTCAGGTACCCCCAGCTTCCATGGCTTGACGGGCGGTGTGTACAAGGCCCGGGAACGTATTCACCGCATCATGGCTGATATGCGATTACTAGCGATTCCAGCTTCACGTAGTCGAGTTGCAGACTACGATCCGAACTGTGATAGGGTTTATAGATTCGCTCCCTCTCACGAGGTGGCTGCTCTCTGTCCCTACCATTGTAGCACGTGTGTGGCCCAGGACGTAAGGGCCGTGATGATTTGACGTCATCCCCACCTTCCTCACGGTTTGCACCGGCAGTCTCACTAGAGTCCCCGGCATTATCCGCTGGCAACTAGCAATAGGGGTTGCGCTCGTTATAGGACTTAACCTGACACCTCACGGCACGAGCTGACGACAACCATGCAGCACCTTGCAAACTGTCCGAAGAAAAGCCTGTTTCCAAGCCTGTCAGTCTGCATTTAAGCCCTGGTAAGGTTCCTCGCGTATCATCGAATTAAACCACATGCTCCACCGCTTGTGCGGGCCCCCGTCAATTCCTTTGAGTTTCATTCTTGCGAACGTACTCCCCAGGTGGGTTACTTATCACTTTCGCTTGGCCACCCAGTACTCAATCGTACCGGACAGCTAGTAACCATCGTTTACGGCGTGGACTACCAGGGTATCTAATCCTGTTCGCTACCCACGCTTTCGTCCCTCAGCGTCAATATATTGTTAGTGACCTGCCTTCGCAATCGGTATTCTATGTAATATCTAAGCATTTCACCGCTACACTACATATTCTAGCCACTTCACAATAATTCAAGACATCCAGTATCAATGGCAGTGCCGGAGTTGAGCCCCTGCATTTCACCACTGACTTAGATGCCCGCCTACGGACCCTTTAAACCCAATGATTCCGGATAACGCTTGCACCCTCCGTATTACCGCGGCTGCTGGCACGGAGTTAGCCGGTGCTTATTCTTACGGTACCGTCAACTATCCACACGTGGATAGATTTCTTCCCGTACAAAAGCAGTTTACAACCCATAGGGCCGTCTTCCTGCACGCGGCATGGCTGGATCAGGCTCCCGCCCATTGTCCAATATTCCTCACTGCTGCCTCCCGTAGGAGTCTGGTCCGTGTCTCAGTACCAGTGTGGGGGATCTCCCTCTCAGGACCCCTACCTATCGTAGCCATGGTGAGCCGTTACCTCGCCATCTAGCTAATAGGACGCATACTCATCCATTACCGTAACCTTTAACCATTATGCCATGCGACATTATGGTACCATGAGGTCTTAATCCAAATTTCTTCGGGCTATCCCTCAGTAATGGGCAGATTGTATACGCGTTACGCACCCGTGCGCCGGTCGTCAGCAAGTAGCAAGCTACCCCTGTTACCCCTCGACTTGCATGTGTTAGGCCTGCCGCTAGCGTTCATCCTGAGCCAGGATCAAACTCTTCATCGTAGAATCTCTTAAAAAAGATCTCTTGTTGGGAGACCTCGTCCAAAACGAGAACCACTCAATTGGCGTACATGTTTATTTACATCTTAATTATAATCTTACCAGAAAAACAATAAAATTGCTTTCCTAAATCTTTGTGCTGTCAATCAATATCTCAATGAACTACTCCAAAATTAATGACCGGAATCAAACCATATACCCTCAAGGCTATTCGTATGATATTCCAACCCTTTTGAAGAACTTTCGCCCTACTTCAGAACCAACGTCCCTTGCAAAGCGGGTGCAAATATACACAGCCTTTTTCTTTCCAACCAAACTTTTTTACAAATAAAATTGAAAAAAATTACACCACCCTATCAAACCCTTGAAAACCAAACACAAACAAGATGAAAAAAATTGAAAATCTATTGAAAGATGAATCAAAAATTCATTGGGACCTCGATAAATAAAATTCGTGCGCTA
This window harbors:
- a CDS encoding ExbD/TolR family protein yields the protein MNLRGRNKVSPEFSMSSMTDIVFLLLVFFLLTSPSITPEALDLILPKASGKSSNVQNASVSITKDGEFYVNATAVDEASMEQELITIMKDQEDPTIILRADGDVAMNRAVKVMDIANRNKFKIILAVKPE
- a CDS encoding bifunctional folylpolyglutamate synthase/dihydrofolate synthase is translated as MYQNMGKNAYRKDLGNIIKLDNHLGNPHQNFKSIHVAGTNGKGTTCHLLASVLQEAGYRVGLYTSPHIKDYRERIRINGEMIPKLDVLDFMNENVTFFEKENLSFFEMTVGLAFHYFANQKVEIAIIEVGLGGRLDSTNVITPILSVITSIDLDHTDILGDTLEGIAIEKAGIIKPRIPIIVGEQRLSLQAIFEEIAIENDSSIRFTKNISDESYFQWNVNTVEKALETLRNEGYDISDDDLQNGVDQVFFNTGLKGRYQIINENPKIILDVSHNQAGLKKLFQQIIKESFDKLHIVFGSVKNRELTDILTLLPKDANYYLCEASTERAMPLKELHHYFESDKKPVLALGSVSHCFEMASNNSDMNDLIVITGSTFILAEIN
- a CDS encoding MotA/TolQ/ExbB proton channel family protein; amino-acid sequence: MIQDLNAADAAQQPIVEEKTLSLYDLVASGGTAGTIVIVILLVLLFVALYIYFERLFKIRASSKIDSNFMLQIKDHVTNGRIDSAKMLCAKENSPVARLTEKGISRIGSPLEDINGAIENAGKLEIYKLEKNVSILATIAGAAPMIGFLGTVIGMVLAFHTLATSGGQAEMGTLAEGIYTAMTTTVAGLIVGIIAYIGYNHLVVKTDKVVHQMEANAVDFLDLLNEPA